A genomic stretch from Edaphobacter aggregans includes:
- a CDS encoding sodium:solute symporter family transporter, with protein sequence MPQAVLPTRLHTVDLALIAIYLIGITLFGLRFRSKDPTTRSLRSYFLADQKIPWWAIALSIVSAETSTLTIISIPGVAFAGDFGFLQIVIGYMIGRIVVAALFLPRYFQGQMLTAYQLIDQRFGRSLHKVTAGLFLLTRAAAEGVRVFAVSIVVGIAIGTGDILSIGIISALTLLYTFEGGMAAVIWTDVVQMAIYIGGTIVAISTLGSHIPGGWSQIHQIAGAADKFRIFHFALNLTQNYTFWAGVLGGTFLTMASHGTDQLMVQRMLAARNLRESRLALLSSGVVIFLQFTLFLLIGAGLYVFYGMHPTTFRTNDYIFPTFIVHEMPIGIAGLLIAAILAAAMSNLSAALNSLSSTTVVDFYMHWRPQANDRERMMISRSSTVLWALVLFAVAVYSVFVGGKGHVVEVGLSIASVAYGALLGVFLLGTLTRYATQTGAILGMICGFTLNVALWQFPGRILFSGITNTKGIRPDGTIFQSYLIPPITIPHIAFTWYVLIGAIVTFAIGSVASVLLPTKPRAKAIAAALILLLAANQLVAPVTTSAQTVQTQPSATPDFTPITALINQAIAAKKLPGAVVLINHNGKKVFEQAYGNRAIEPTIEPMTEDTIFDMASLTKCLATATAIMQLYEAGKFQFDDPVAKYLPAFGANGKENVTIRELLTHYSGLPEDVDLKDPWGLAAPDKAEGIRRAMNATLYGPPGLTFKYSDINFITLGALVEKLSGQPLDVYAQKHIFTPLEMTHTRYLPINAACGESNFIPFPSREDSLTAILHTGRAVDKFCTASSWNAQDWVPNIAPTAHDNELNAQVNPNYDRLLRGTVHDPTTRRMGGVAGHAGVFSTAADVALYAQALLDKLLHNTGDFPLSQATLQLMTRPEQPPTAVNTATTFTPDGQPTKGVATRGFGWDINSAYSRPRGEIFPIGSFGHTGFTGTSLWIDPQSNTFVILLANAIHPRGNPPISALRGQVATAAAKALDLEGLFHSKPEGKCTCTHCPGCPGLSVESDVAPQSNPESHLLVASNNTTLTGIDVLTSTHYTALAEAARRHNNRLRIALLTNHTGLDYQGRRTIDLLYTEAPKQVSGLQLTTLFSPEHGIFGKQDTTSIAAETDPTTHLPVVSLYGPKDSDKRPSHGQLKDLDAVLIDLQDAGVRFYTYEAVTGYFLEAAAQEKALGHNLEIIVLDRPNPIGGVQVQGPVSDAGRDSYTNYMPLPVRHGLTLGELARYIDGERRLPTPGSPNVQSPLNAQLTVIPLEHWTRDQYFDQTGLPWTNPSPNLRSITAATLYPGVALLETTNVSVGRGTDTPFEHFGAPYIDAAALSAYLTKRNIPGVAFTPTTIAVAEDANHYPYHGQTIPAIHLTVTDRNALDSPALGIELLSALQRLYPKQFNLARADRLLVSVNTMLALQNNEDPHKIVASWAPDLNTFKASRKPYLLY encoded by the coding sequence ATGCCCCAAGCAGTACTTCCGACACGCCTGCATACGGTCGATCTTGCCCTCATCGCCATCTACCTGATTGGGATTACCCTTTTCGGCCTCCGCTTTCGTAGCAAAGATCCCACGACCCGTTCACTGCGCAGTTACTTCCTCGCCGACCAGAAGATCCCATGGTGGGCGATCGCACTCTCCATCGTCTCGGCCGAAACCAGCACCCTCACCATCATCAGCATCCCCGGCGTGGCCTTTGCTGGCGACTTTGGCTTCCTCCAAATCGTCATCGGCTACATGATCGGACGCATCGTAGTCGCTGCGCTCTTCCTCCCCCGTTATTTCCAGGGCCAGATGCTCACCGCCTACCAACTGATCGACCAACGTTTCGGACGCAGCCTGCACAAAGTCACCGCCGGCCTCTTCCTTCTCACCCGAGCCGCAGCCGAAGGCGTTCGCGTCTTCGCCGTCAGCATCGTCGTCGGCATCGCCATCGGCACCGGAGACATCCTGTCCATCGGCATCATCTCCGCCCTCACGCTGCTCTATACCTTCGAAGGTGGCATGGCAGCCGTCATCTGGACCGACGTCGTTCAGATGGCCATCTACATCGGCGGCACCATCGTCGCCATCTCAACATTGGGCAGCCACATCCCAGGCGGATGGTCGCAGATCCACCAGATCGCCGGAGCCGCGGACAAATTCCGCATCTTCCACTTCGCCCTCAACCTCACCCAGAACTACACCTTCTGGGCTGGCGTCCTCGGCGGAACCTTTCTCACTATGGCCTCACACGGCACCGATCAGCTCATGGTCCAGCGTATGCTCGCCGCCCGCAACCTTCGCGAATCCCGCCTCGCACTCCTCTCGAGCGGAGTCGTCATCTTCCTTCAATTCACTCTCTTCCTGCTCATCGGGGCGGGCCTCTATGTCTTCTACGGAATGCATCCCACAACCTTCCGTACCAACGACTACATCTTTCCCACCTTCATCGTTCACGAGATGCCCATCGGCATCGCCGGCCTTCTCATCGCCGCCATCCTCGCCGCAGCCATGTCGAACCTCAGCGCCGCACTCAACTCCCTCTCTTCGACAACGGTTGTAGACTTCTACATGCACTGGCGCCCCCAGGCCAATGACCGCGAACGCATGATGATATCCCGCTCCTCCACCGTATTGTGGGCACTCGTCCTCTTCGCCGTCGCCGTCTACAGCGTCTTCGTCGGAGGCAAAGGACACGTCGTCGAAGTCGGTCTATCCATCGCTTCCGTAGCCTACGGAGCCCTGCTCGGCGTCTTCCTCCTCGGCACGCTCACACGCTACGCAACTCAAACAGGAGCCATCCTGGGCATGATCTGCGGCTTCACCCTTAACGTTGCATTATGGCAATTTCCAGGCCGCATCTTGTTTAGCGGAATCACAAACACTAAAGGAATCAGACCAGACGGCACGATTTTTCAGAGCTACCTCATACCGCCGATCACCATCCCCCACATAGCCTTCACTTGGTACGTACTCATCGGAGCCATCGTGACCTTCGCCATCGGCAGCGTCGCCAGTGTTCTGCTCCCCACCAAGCCTCGCGCCAAAGCCATTGCCGCCGCCCTGATCCTGTTACTCGCGGCGAATCAACTCGTCGCTCCCGTTACAACATCGGCGCAAACAGTTCAGACCCAACCCTCAGCCACACCCGACTTCACCCCCATCACCGCTCTCATCAACCAGGCCATCGCCGCAAAAAAACTTCCCGGCGCAGTAGTCCTGATCAACCACAACGGCAAAAAAGTCTTCGAGCAGGCCTACGGGAACCGCGCCATCGAACCCACCATCGAACCCATGACCGAAGACACCATCTTCGACATGGCCTCGCTCACCAAGTGCCTCGCCACCGCCACGGCAATCATGCAGCTCTACGAGGCAGGCAAGTTCCAATTCGACGACCCCGTCGCCAAATATCTTCCCGCCTTCGGCGCCAACGGCAAAGAAAACGTGACCATCCGCGAGCTTCTCACCCACTACTCCGGTCTACCCGAAGACGTCGACCTCAAAGACCCCTGGGGCCTCGCCGCACCCGACAAGGCCGAAGGCATCCGCCGCGCCATGAACGCGACCCTCTACGGCCCTCCCGGCCTCACCTTCAAATACTCCGACATCAACTTCATCACCCTCGGAGCCCTCGTAGAAAAACTCAGCGGCCAGCCTCTCGATGTCTACGCGCAAAAGCACATCTTTACTCCGCTCGAAATGACCCACACCCGCTACCTGCCGATAAACGCAGCCTGCGGAGAATCAAACTTCATTCCCTTCCCGTCGCGCGAAGACTCACTGACCGCGATCCTGCACACCGGCAGAGCCGTCGACAAATTCTGTACCGCATCGTCATGGAACGCACAGGATTGGGTTCCAAACATCGCCCCCACGGCCCACGACAACGAACTCAACGCGCAGGTCAACCCTAATTACGATCGCCTCCTCCGAGGCACCGTCCACGACCCCACCACACGCCGCATGGGCGGAGTCGCCGGCCACGCGGGAGTCTTCTCCACCGCCGCCGACGTCGCCCTCTACGCCCAGGCCCTCCTCGACAAGCTCCTCCACAACACAGGCGACTTCCCCCTCAGCCAGGCCACACTCCAGCTCATGACACGCCCCGAGCAGCCGCCCACCGCCGTCAACACCGCCACCACCTTCACCCCCGACGGCCAACCCACCAAGGGTGTCGCTACCCGCGGCTTCGGCTGGGACATCAACTCCGCCTACTCCCGTCCGCGCGGCGAAATCTTTCCCATCGGAAGCTTCGGCCACACCGGCTTCACCGGAACATCCCTCTGGATTGACCCACAGTCCAACACCTTTGTCATTCTCCTAGCCAACGCCATCCATCCACGCGGCAACCCACCTATCTCCGCCCTCCGAGGCCAGGTAGCCACCGCCGCCGCGAAAGCCCTCGACCTGGAAGGACTCTTCCATTCCAAGCCGGAAGGTAAATGCACCTGCACGCACTGCCCAGGCTGTCCCGGATTGTCGGTTGAATCAGACGTAGCCCCTCAATCAAACCCTGAGAGTCATTTGCTAGTTGCTTCCAATAACACCACCCTAACCGGCATAGACGTCCTCACCTCCACTCACTACACCGCCCTAGCCGAAGCCGCCCGCCGCCACAACAACCGCCTCCGCATCGCCCTCCTCACCAACCACACCGGCCTCGACTACCAGGGCCGCCGCACCATCGACCTCCTCTACACCGAAGCCCCCAAGCAAGTCTCCGGCCTCCAACTCACCACCCTCTTCTCTCCCGAGCACGGCATCTTCGGCAAGCAGGACACCACCAGCATCGCCGCCGAAACCGACCCCACCACCCACCTCCCCGTCGTCAGCCTCTACGGCCCCAAAGACTCCGACAAGCGTCCCTCCCACGGCCAGCTCAAAGACCTCGACGCCGTCCTCATCGACCTCCAGGACGCAGGCGTCCGCTTCTACACCTACGAAGCCGTCACCGGCTACTTCCTCGAAGCCGCCGCTCAGGAGAAAGCTCTCGGCCACAACCTCGAGATCATCGTCCTCGACCGCCCCAACCCCATCGGCGGCGTGCAAGTGCAAGGCCCAGTCTCCGACGCAGGTCGCGACTCCTACACCAACTACATGCCGCTCCCCGTCCGCCACGGCCTCACCCTAGGCGAACTCGCCCGTTATATCGACGGCGAGCGCCGCCTTCCCACTCCCGGCTCTCCCAATGTGCAATCCCCGCTCAACGCCCAACTCACCGTCATCCCGCTCGAGCACTGGACACGCGACCAATACTTCGACCAGACCGGCCTCCCCTGGACGAACCCCAGCCCTAACCTCCGCAGCATCACCGCAGCCACGCTCTACCCCGGCGTCGCCCTCCTGGAGACCACCAACGTCTCCGTAGGCCGCGGCACCGACACCCCCTTCGAACATTTCGGCGCGCCCTATATCGACGCCGCCGCACTATCTGCCTACCTCACCAAACGCAACATCCCCGGCGTCGCCTTCACCCCGACCACCATCGCCGTAGCCGAGGACGCCAACCACTACCCGTACCACGGCCAGACCATCCCCGCCATTCACCTCACCGTCACCGATCGCAACGCCCTCGACTCCCCAGCCCTCGGCATCGAACTGCTCTCCGCCCTCCAGCGTCTCTACCCAAAGCAGTTCAATCTAGCCCGCGCCGACCGGCTCCTCGTCAGCGTCAACACCATGCTCGCCCTTCAGAACAACGAAGACCCCCACAAAATCGTCGCCTCCTGGGCTCCAGACCTCAACACCTTCAAAGCAAGCCGCAAGCCCTACCTCCTCTACTAA
- the phoU gene encoding phosphate signaling complex protein PhoU has translation MPRINFQQQLVALKDKLLAMAALSQQALSLALEAYLTGDMGLCDHVKEIEAAINTAERDVDEMAYDLLAKEQPMAIDLRFILSVIKINGDLERIGDQASNIAQRAQAVAGEPQISLPIDIPDMGEKVGIMIRRAVQSLLEADARLAESVLAMDDEIDDMNRDVQSELVDVMQQHPTVSSQALNAIIISRNLERAADHATNIAEDVIFWVRGSDVRHKFSLAEAD, from the coding sequence ATGCCCCGGATCAACTTCCAGCAACAACTCGTCGCACTGAAGGACAAGCTTCTTGCCATGGCCGCTCTCTCGCAGCAGGCCCTCTCCCTCGCCCTCGAAGCCTATCTCACCGGCGACATGGGCCTCTGTGACCACGTCAAAGAGATCGAAGCCGCCATCAACACCGCCGAGCGCGACGTCGACGAGATGGCCTACGATCTCCTCGCCAAAGAGCAGCCCATGGCCATCGACCTCCGCTTTATCCTCTCCGTCATCAAGATCAACGGAGACCTGGAGCGCATCGGCGACCAGGCCTCCAACATTGCCCAGCGCGCCCAGGCCGTCGCCGGAGAACCGCAGATCTCGCTCCCCATCGACATTCCCGACATGGGCGAGAAGGTCGGAATCATGATCCGCCGCGCCGTCCAATCGCTGCTCGAAGCCGACGCCCGCCTCGCCGAATCCGTCCTCGCCATGGATGACGAGATCGACGACATGAACCGTGACGTTCAAAGCGAGCTGGTCGACGTCATGCAGCAGCATCCCACTGTCAGCAGTCAGGCCCTCAACGCGATCATCATCTCGCGCAACCTCGAGCGCGCCGCTGACCACGCCACCAACATCGCCGAAGACGTCATCTTCTGGGTCCGAGGCTCCGACGTCCGCCACAAATTCTCACTCGCCGAAGCCGACTAA